One genomic window of Halovivax cerinus includes the following:
- a CDS encoding DUF460 domain-containing protein, protein MHTRTSALDSVVFGVDVHQGDVRGDASYALAVLTDDGVERDVVSHRKLRRLIADREPAIVATDNMYELAADKDALVHFLGSLPTETRLVQVTGDERPEPLSRVANRHGIPYGSDPMQEAEAAARLAAHNVGQEVSAFTDTTTVKVSRGRSTGSGGWSEDRYTRRIHGSVKKRAREVESELDRANLDYEREVREAYGGFANAVFTVEARPEEIPVSASRAGDVRVEIERERRDGIEFRPLAKRLEYVVVGIDPGTTTAVAVVSLDGQVHDVWSSRLSDAADVIEWIVERGRPVVVAADVTPMPETVESFRRSFDAAGWTPERDLPIDEKQHRTRDHPYDDDHQRDALAAALFAVDAHEDQFERITAKVPPGIDRGVVIDRVVAGEESVEAVLADLQDDDQPDTAEETHEPRELTAEEKRINALENQVERLQEHVSDLQEDLADRDERIESLESDLETARSEARREVRTDREVTRLRRRADQLERERDDAREAVAALEDTVERMKALWKLDHSNFADVAEKKAGLVPVKVIEKFSRDAIHAADEAYGLAPDDVVYLRDASGAGRSTATLLAEFEPRIVLRDAGGLSDVADRILFDAGIPVAPADDVAMQEVDELAVARESDVEAAIEDWRERARERERSRKASMVDRVISEHRAGDHEA, encoded by the coding sequence GTGCACACGCGAACGAGTGCGCTCGACTCGGTCGTCTTCGGCGTCGACGTCCACCAGGGCGACGTTCGAGGCGACGCCTCCTACGCGCTCGCCGTCCTCACCGACGACGGCGTCGAGCGAGACGTCGTCTCCCACCGGAAGCTCCGGCGACTCATCGCCGACCGGGAACCGGCGATCGTCGCCACGGACAACATGTACGAACTCGCCGCGGACAAGGACGCGCTCGTTCACTTCCTGGGGTCGCTCCCAACCGAGACCAGACTGGTACAGGTGACCGGCGACGAGCGACCCGAGCCGCTCTCTCGCGTCGCGAACCGTCACGGGATCCCCTACGGCTCCGATCCGATGCAGGAGGCCGAAGCCGCCGCCAGGCTCGCCGCCCACAACGTCGGCCAGGAGGTCTCCGCGTTCACCGACACGACCACGGTCAAGGTCTCGCGCGGGCGCTCGACGGGCAGCGGCGGCTGGAGTGAGGACCGCTACACCCGCCGGATCCACGGCTCCGTCAAGAAACGAGCGCGCGAGGTCGAATCCGAACTCGACCGGGCGAACCTCGACTACGAGCGCGAGGTACGGGAGGCCTACGGCGGGTTCGCCAACGCCGTCTTCACCGTCGAGGCCCGCCCCGAGGAGATCCCGGTCTCGGCGTCCCGCGCCGGCGACGTCCGCGTCGAGATCGAACGCGAACGCCGCGACGGCATCGAGTTCAGACCGCTGGCGAAGCGCCTCGAGTACGTCGTGGTGGGAATCGATCCCGGGACGACGACCGCGGTCGCCGTCGTCTCGCTCGACGGCCAGGTTCACGACGTCTGGAGTTCGCGGCTGTCGGACGCGGCGGACGTGATCGAGTGGATCGTCGAGCGCGGCCGTCCGGTCGTCGTCGCGGCGGACGTGACGCCGATGCCCGAGACGGTCGAGTCCTTCCGGCGAAGTTTCGACGCCGCCGGGTGGACCCCCGAACGCGACCTGCCGATCGACGAGAAACAACACCGGACGCGCGACCATCCCTACGACGACGATCACCAGCGCGACGCGCTCGCGGCCGCCCTCTTCGCCGTCGACGCCCACGAAGACCAGTTCGAACGCATCACCGCGAAGGTGCCGCCGGGGATCGACCGCGGCGTCGTCATCGACCGCGTCGTCGCCGGCGAGGAGTCCGTCGAAGCGGTCCTGGCCGACCTGCAAGACGACGACCAGCCCGACACGGCCGAGGAGACGCACGAACCGCGCGAGCTCACGGCGGAGGAAAAGCGCATCAACGCCCTCGAGAACCAGGTCGAGCGGTTACAAGAGCACGTCTCGGACCTCCAGGAGGACCTCGCAGACCGGGACGAGCGCATCGAGTCGCTCGAATCCGACCTCGAGACGGCCAGGAGCGAGGCGCGTCGCGAGGTCAGGACCGACCGCGAGGTGACCCGCCTGCGCCGTCGCGCCGACCAGCTCGAACGCGAGCGCGACGATGCGCGCGAAGCTGTCGCGGCCCTGGAGGACACGGTCGAGCGGATGAAGGCCCTCTGGAAGCTCGATCACTCGAACTTCGCCGACGTCGCGGAGAAGAAGGCCGGCCTCGTGCCCGTGAAGGTGATCGAGAAGTTCAGCCGCGACGCCATCCACGCGGCCGACGAGGCGTACGGACTCGCCCCGGACGACGTGGTCTACCTCCGGGACGCCAGCGGCGCCGGTCGCTCCACGGCGACGCTGCTCGCCGAGTTCGAACCCCGCATCGTCCTCCGGGACGCCGGCGGGCTCTCCGATGTCGCCGACCGAATCTTATTCGACGCCGGGATCCCGGTCGCACCCGCCGACGACGTCGCGATGCAGGAGGTCGACGAACTCGCGGTCGCTCGCGAGTCGGACGTCGAAGCCGCTATCGAAGACTGGCGCGAACGGGCGCGCGAACGCGAACGGTCGCGCAAGGCCTCGATGGTCGATCGGGTCATCAGCGAGCACCGGGCCGGGGACCACGAGGCGTGA
- the eif1A gene encoding translation initiation factor eIF-1A: MSDEEGGRKNLRMPDDDEVFATVTDMLGANRVTVRCADGTERTARIPGKMQKRIWIREDDVVLVSPWDWQDEKADITWRYEKSDADQLRREGHIQ, from the coding sequence ATGAGTGACGAGGAGGGCGGTCGCAAGAACCTCCGGATGCCCGACGACGACGAGGTGTTCGCGACCGTCACGGACATGCTCGGCGCCAACCGAGTCACGGTGCGCTGTGCCGACGGGACGGAACGAACGGCCCGCATTCCGGGCAAGATGCAAAAGCGAATCTGGATCCGCGAGGACGACGTCGTCCTCGTCTCCCCGTGGGACTGGCAGGACGAGAAGGCGGACATCACGTGGCGCTACGAGAAATCGGACGCAGACCAGCTCCGTCGCGAAGGCCACATCCAGTGA
- a CDS encoding DUF7470 family protein, whose product MLDKLGASGVAGIVLLLAGLGVIGLFYWEVAVGLVLVLAGIALIAKGLITSVMQSFGMF is encoded by the coding sequence ATGCTCGACAAACTCGGCGCGAGTGGAGTGGCTGGAATCGTGCTGTTGCTGGCCGGACTCGGCGTCATCGGCCTGTTCTACTGGGAAGTCGCCGTCGGACTCGTGCTCGTCCTCGCGGGGATCGCGCTGATCGCGAAGGGGCTGATCACGTCCGTGATGCAGTCGTTCGGGATGTTCTAA